A stretch of Miscanthus floridulus cultivar M001 chromosome 13, ASM1932011v1, whole genome shotgun sequence DNA encodes these proteins:
- the LOC136502198 gene encoding disease resistance protein PIK6-NP-like, whose amino-acid sequence MATAAVVGITTGVMKPLLSKLTKLLEEEYVKLKGVRKQIKFLRDELSAMSPTLEMLADAEELNPQMTAWRDKLRELAYDLEDCIDAFISRVDHERDGHSGFIKGFFRKLKKLKQRHDIANQIQELKASVIEASERHKRYDLAQLKNKSSSSSVDPRLQALYEDIDKLVGIDAPKKQIIELLSMEMRHMKRKKRSRLVKKKWHIKRTVVAAIRM is encoded by the coding sequence ATGGCTACGGCAGCTGTCGTGGGTATTACCACCGGGGTGATGAAACCCCTGCTGTCCAAGCTCACCAAGCTGCTGGAAGAAGAGTACGTCAAGCTCAAAGGTGTCCGCAAGCAGATCAAGTTTTTGAGAGACGAGTTGAGCGCCATGAGTCCCACGCTTGAGATGCTTGCGGATGCAGAGGAGCTCAACCCTCAGATGACGGCATGGAGGGACAAGTTACGTGAGCTGGCATATGACTTGGAAGATTGCATTGATGCCTTCATATCTCGTGTTGACCACGAGCGTGATGGACATTCGGGATTCATCAAGGGATTCTTCCGCAAGCTGAAGAAACTGAAGCAACGCCATGATATTGCCAATCAGATCCAAGAACTCAAGGCATCTGTTATAGAGGCAAGCGAGAGGCACAAGAGGTATGATTTGGCCCAACTGAAAAACAAATCTAGCAGTTCTTCTGTTGATCCTAGGCTGCAGGCTCTCTACGAGGATATTGATAAACTTGTGGGCATCGATGCCCCTAAGAAGCAAATCATTGAGTTGTTAAGCATGGAGATGAGGCACATgaaaaggaagaagaggagcagactggTGAAAAAGAAGTGGCACATCAAGAGGACAGTGGTAGCAGCAATAAGAATGTGA